A window from Kovacikia minuta CCNUW1 encodes these proteins:
- the dut gene encoding dUTP diphosphatase codes for MEYVLKVKRLEAGAQLPEYAHEGDAGLDIFSNAETIIESGESTLIPTGISIQLPPFTEAQIRPRSGLALKHQVTVLNTPGTIDEGYRGEIGVILINHGKAPFKVTVGMKIAQMVIKPVFKVQVDEVKDLDSSARGEKGFGSTGV; via the coding sequence ATGGAGTACGTACTGAAAGTCAAACGTTTGGAAGCAGGGGCACAGCTTCCAGAATATGCCCATGAAGGCGATGCGGGCTTAGATATATTTTCTAATGCAGAAACAATTATCGAGTCGGGTGAAAGTACTTTGATTCCCACGGGTATTAGTATTCAGCTACCGCCTTTCACAGAAGCGCAAATAAGACCCCGGAGCGGTTTGGCTCTCAAGCATCAAGTCACTGTTCTCAATACTCCGGGAACCATCGATGAAGGCTACCGGGGAGAAATTGGAGTCATTTTGATCAATCATGGCAAAGCCCCGTTTAAGGTAACAGTTGGGATGAAAATAGCTCAGATGGTGATCAAACCTGTTTTCAAAGTTCAGGTTGACGAGGTTAAGGATCTAGACAGTTCTGCCAGAGGAGAAAAAGGTTTTGGCTCAACCGGAGTGTAA
- a CDS encoding IS110 family RNA-guided transposase → MSSSSPVVDAVLGLDIGKTRIHGVLLCGTQALRRKAVANTVAGHQELLAWLSQQRFTQLHACLEATSTYGHAIAKQLHHAGYGVTIANPQAVHAYAQSRLSRTKTDAADARLIAEYCRDLKPELWQPPAPEVEVLQNLMRRVQALEQMIGQETNRLETAPPELVSEINTHITFMEDQLKALRDKIRTHIDQFPGLKRQHELLDSIPGIGPHTAALILAEIGSWQHFASARQLAAYAGLTPQEKTSGTSIHGKPRLCKLGNARLRKALFLPALCLLRWSKPIQAWRAQLLQRHKTKRQVVGAVMHKLIRWIYGVLHANKPFDAQVCFPTSST, encoded by the coding sequence ATGTCATCGTCGTCCCCTGTCGTTGATGCTGTATTGGGTTTAGACATTGGCAAAACACGGATTCATGGGGTGTTGCTCTGTGGCACCCAAGCGCTTCGACGCAAAGCGGTCGCCAACACAGTTGCTGGGCACCAAGAATTGCTTGCTTGGTTGAGCCAGCAACGCTTTACCCAGTTACATGCCTGTCTCGAAGCCACCAGCACCTATGGGCATGCCATCGCCAAGCAGTTGCATCACGCCGGGTATGGCGTGACGATTGCCAATCCCCAAGCGGTCCATGCTTATGCCCAGAGTCGCTTGAGTCGCACCAAGACCGATGCGGCTGATGCTCGCTTAATTGCCGAATACTGCCGTGACCTGAAGCCTGAGCTTTGGCAACCACCGGCCCCTGAGGTGGAAGTGTTGCAAAATCTGATGCGACGGGTGCAGGCCCTCGAGCAGATGATTGGACAGGAAACCAATCGCCTCGAAACAGCTCCCCCTGAGTTGGTAAGCGAGATTAACACTCACATCACCTTTATGGAAGACCAACTCAAAGCCTTGCGAGACAAGATTCGAACCCATATCGACCAATTCCCCGGTCTCAAACGGCAACACGAATTGCTCGATTCGATTCCTGGTATTGGTCCTCACACCGCGGCCCTGATTCTCGCAGAAATCGGCAGTTGGCAGCACTTTGCTTCGGCTCGGCAGTTGGCGGCTTACGCCGGACTCACGCCCCAGGAAAAAACCTCTGGCACATCGATTCACGGCAAGCCCAGGCTGTGCAAACTTGGTAATGCCCGCTTACGCAAAGCCCTGTTTCTCCCAGCCCTGTGCCTTTTACGCTGGAGCAAGCCGATTCAAGCTTGGCGCGCACAACTCCTCCAGCGCCACAAAACTAAGCGTCAAGTCGTCGGGGCCGTAATGCATAAGCTGATTCGCTGGATTTACGGGGTTCTGCACGCCAATAAACCTTTTGACGCCCAGGTCTGCTTCCCAACCTCATCGACTTGA
- a CDS encoding FkbM family methyltransferase, with the protein MLNHLLNHPLFADSSVCAALRETPLGFVDVGARGGVHPLVEPLAGVTAVLAFEPDQEECIRMQKALDTHSPWALCQIEPCALAEAQGNASIHLFSAATNNSLRAANEAFVERYKIKTLEPVGILPLQTTTLDEVLFSRRSQQNFWGEFLKLDAQGGDFEVLKGTERTLSERTLALFVEVEFFQLYKGQKLFSEVETFLRDYGFSFYGFASIHHRSCKSLDKRTEIGRERLMWADAVFFKDPLPGGNLSQPLSKRDNQVLFACAVLLGYYDFALELVPNWAEESEAKRLKQLIHSYATLPPAQNQQEVLALLERIQATPELTNIEVGHFVDQRKHWGDYDDAIWKLNSSSK; encoded by the coding sequence ATGCTCAATCACCTGCTCAATCATCCCTTGTTTGCCGATAGTTCAGTCTGTGCGGCGCTGCGTGAAACCCCTCTGGGCTTTGTGGATGTAGGGGCACGCGGAGGCGTTCATCCCCTGGTTGAGCCTTTGGCTGGTGTGACCGCTGTGTTGGCATTTGAGCCAGATCAGGAAGAATGTATCCGCATGCAGAAGGCGCTGGATACGCACTCTCCCTGGGCACTTTGTCAGATTGAGCCGTGTGCTTTAGCAGAAGCTCAGGGAAATGCGTCGATTCATTTGTTTTCAGCGGCAACCAATAACTCTCTACGAGCTGCCAACGAAGCTTTTGTTGAACGATACAAGATTAAAACGCTTGAACCAGTGGGAATCCTCCCCTTACAAACAACAACGCTGGATGAGGTGTTGTTCAGTCGGCGATCTCAGCAGAATTTTTGGGGAGAATTTCTTAAGCTGGATGCTCAGGGTGGCGATTTTGAAGTTCTCAAAGGGACAGAGCGTACCCTCTCGGAGAGGACTCTGGCGCTGTTTGTCGAGGTTGAATTCTTTCAGCTCTATAAAGGACAGAAGTTGTTTTCTGAAGTAGAAACATTTCTGCGCGATTATGGCTTCTCTTTTTACGGCTTTGCCAGCATCCATCATCGTTCTTGCAAAAGCTTAGATAAACGTACAGAAATCGGACGGGAACGTTTAATGTGGGCAGACGCCGTATTCTTTAAAGATCCGTTGCCCGGAGGTAACCTGTCCCAGCCTCTATCTAAACGTGACAATCAAGTGCTATTTGCCTGTGCTGTTTTGTTGGGCTACTATGACTTTGCCTTGGAATTAGTCCCTAATTGGGCTGAAGAAAGTGAGGCAAAACGTCTCAAACAACTGATTCACAGCTATGCAACTTTACCTCCTGCTCAAAACCAGCAAGAGGTTTTGGCACTATTAGAGCGAATCCAGGCGACCCCTGAATTAACAAACATCGAGGTGGGCCATTTTGTTGATCAGCGTAAACATTGGGGTGATTACGACGATGCTATTTGGAAATTAAATAGTTCTAGCAAATAG
- the mreC gene encoding rod shape-determining protein MreC, which produces MFTLRRWWDRHRLQTILVSLAIASALLIRQTNAGFVFELYALLTRPFQSNPVQKTVLDNAQTQELQQRLTELESQNQRLRELLGYVSETQKSGIPAPIVGRSADHWWQQVILGRGSNEGVQVGYVVMAPGGVVGRVVSVTPNTSRVLLLSDPSSRVGVTISRSRYMGYIRGQSTNRAVMEFFDKVPDVRRGDVVSTSSLSQLFPAGLPVGRVESVNLNKSPAPEAVIELSAPVSFLEWAVVYPHAVGSKTNPSFNQKSDRAL; this is translated from the coding sequence ATGTTTACGCTGCGCCGCTGGTGGGACCGGCATCGATTACAGACAATTCTTGTGAGCCTTGCGATCGCGTCAGCGTTGCTGATTCGCCAAACTAATGCAGGGTTCGTGTTTGAGTTATATGCATTGCTAACCCGCCCGTTTCAGTCCAATCCCGTTCAGAAAACTGTGCTGGATAATGCCCAGACCCAAGAATTGCAGCAACGGCTGACAGAGTTAGAAAGCCAGAATCAGCGTTTGCGAGAGCTATTGGGCTATGTTTCTGAAACCCAAAAATCTGGCATTCCGGCTCCGATCGTGGGGCGAAGTGCGGATCACTGGTGGCAACAGGTGATCCTGGGGCGCGGTAGCAATGAGGGAGTTCAAGTTGGCTATGTGGTGATGGCTCCGGGTGGGGTTGTCGGTCGGGTAGTTAGCGTTACCCCCAATACCAGCCGGGTTCTGTTGCTGAGTGATCCCTCCAGTCGGGTTGGGGTTACCATCAGCCGCAGCCGCTATATGGGTTATATTCGAGGGCAATCTACCAATCGGGCAGTAATGGAGTTTTTTGATAAAGTACCCGATGTCCGGCGGGGAGATGTGGTGTCTACCTCATCGTTGAGCCAACTGTTTCCGGCAGGGCTACCAGTCGGACGGGTGGAATCGGTTAACTTAAACAAAAGCCCCGCACCTGAGGCAGTGATTGAACTGTCTGCGCCGGTCAGTTTTCTAGAGTGGGCAGTTGTCTATCCCCATGCCGTCGGATCTAAAACAAATCCTTCCTTCAATCAGAAGTCCGATCGCGCCCTATGA
- the mreD gene encoding rod shape-determining protein MreD → MKSEPLSTAWQESPLSRLLLNCAVTVGSVLLCLLILPTRLPGMELAGIGPNWLLIWVVAWSVKRSMFQGALAGLVLGLIQDGMTSSTPTHIFSLMIVGVLTARLRKERYVQEDFISIALIAFGMAVVAETVMAIQYTIQFQGDRTLVEIWKYHQLIALSSAILSSLWAPVIYFPLNRWWQRMGLLE, encoded by the coding sequence ATGAAAAGTGAACCGCTCAGCACTGCATGGCAGGAAAGTCCGCTTTCCCGGCTTCTCCTGAATTGTGCGGTAACGGTTGGTTCTGTCCTGCTTTGTTTGCTCATTCTCCCTACCCGGCTGCCAGGTATGGAATTGGCGGGAATTGGACCGAACTGGCTGTTGATTTGGGTCGTTGCCTGGAGCGTGAAGCGGAGTATGTTTCAAGGCGCACTGGCAGGACTGGTGCTGGGGCTAATTCAGGATGGGATGACGTCCTCTACTCCTACCCATATCTTCAGCCTAATGATTGTTGGTGTGTTAACCGCCCGTTTGCGTAAGGAAAGATACGTCCAGGAAGATTTTATTTCCATCGCCCTGATTGCCTTTGGTATGGCAGTTGTGGCAGAAACCGTGATGGCAATTCAATATACCATCCAGTTCCAGGGCGATCGCACCCTGGTGGAAATTTGGAAGTATCACCAACTGATTGCCCTCAGTTCAGCCATTCTCAGCAGCCTCTGGGCACCTGTCATCTATTTCCCGTTAAATCGGTGGTGGCAACGGATGGGCTTGCTGGAGTAG
- a CDS encoding glycosyltransferase — protein sequence MSESPLVSIVMVVRNGMPYLPMAIASLKAQTYQNFELIVQDGESTDGTLEFLKTIKGLSNIKIQSSPDRDHHPYNQAISRCNGEIIGSLADDDLLEPKALETAVDFFTQHPTAAVIYGDCNMINQDGSFSNTFEPSPFDLLDVLECKLVPPLAVAFFSRSRCGDALSVDETQWACYDYALWLRLSHLPIVKIPTVLGSVRISEESNTCRADMYELMCDNKISILKHYLARYGQTPLIEKLYERAVAGIYAWAAESMLWIPTGTPEWFDFYYEKALALNPTSERLKTVKLQQELTQTRNELYPLRDEHNRVTHDLARTQEKLERSHQELQQTQYGLQQAQIGLQQYQEALEHKQAALDYAQKVIAAMESSKFWQLRNVWMKLRKNQN from the coding sequence ATGTCTGAGAGTCCACTCGTTTCAATTGTTATGGTGGTCAGGAACGGGATGCCATATTTGCCAATGGCGATCGCTTCCCTCAAGGCACAAACCTATCAAAATTTTGAATTGATTGTTCAGGATGGGGAGTCTACGGACGGCACTCTAGAATTTCTAAAAACGATCAAGGGGCTATCAAACATCAAAATTCAATCAAGTCCAGACCGTGATCACCATCCCTATAACCAGGCGATCTCACGGTGCAATGGCGAGATCATTGGGAGTTTGGCTGATGACGATTTGCTGGAGCCAAAAGCCTTGGAAACTGCTGTCGATTTTTTTACTCAACATCCAACTGCTGCGGTAATTTATGGTGACTGCAACATGATTAATCAAGACGGTAGCTTCAGCAACACGTTTGAACCCAGTCCCTTCGATCTATTGGATGTGCTGGAGTGTAAGCTTGTTCCTCCGCTTGCGGTTGCGTTCTTTAGTCGATCACGATGCGGAGATGCTTTGTCTGTAGATGAGACCCAATGGGCTTGCTATGACTATGCATTGTGGTTACGGTTGAGCCATTTGCCGATCGTCAAAATCCCCACTGTTTTAGGAAGTGTTCGCATTAGCGAAGAAAGTAATACCTGTCGGGCTGATATGTACGAGCTAATGTGTGATAACAAGATCTCGATTCTGAAACACTACCTGGCTCGATATGGGCAAACTCCTTTGATAGAGAAATTATATGAACGTGCCGTTGCTGGCATTTATGCCTGGGCAGCAGAGTCGATGTTGTGGATTCCGACAGGAACCCCCGAATGGTTCGACTTTTACTACGAAAAAGCACTTGCGCTCAATCCCACGTCGGAACGGCTAAAGACTGTCAAACTTCAGCAGGAGCTAACCCAAACTCGCAACGAACTATATCCGCTTCGGGATGAGCACAATCGGGTGACCCATGATCTTGCCAGAACTCAGGAAAAGTTGGAGCGATCGCACCAGGAGTTGCAGCAAACTCAATATGGATTACAGCAGGCGCAAATTGGATTGCAGCAATACCAGGAAGCTCTGGAACACAAACAAGCAGCCCTAGATTATGCTCAGAAAGTGATCGCCGCGATGGAAAGCAGTAAATTTTGGCAATTAAGAAATGTCTGGATGAAACTCAGAAAAAATCAGAACTAA
- a CDS encoding rod shape-determining protein, with protein sequence MGIDLGTANTLVYVSGKGIVLQEPSVVAIDQDEKVPLAVGEDAKRMLGRTPGNVVALRPLRDGVIADFDTAELMLKHFIARVHEGKTLVSPRIVIGIPSGVTGVERRAVMDAASQAGARDVYLIDEPVAAAIGAGLPVAEPTGNMIIDIGGGTTEVAVLSLQGTVLSESVRVAGDELSEAIAQYMKKVHNLVIGERTAEEIKISIGSAYPVDDDTLMEVRGLHLLSGLPRTVAVKAPEIRESMSEPLSVIVDAVKRTLERTPPELAADIIDRGIMLAGGGALLKGLDTLISHETGIVVHVAADPLSCVVLGTGRVLENFKQLERVFSGRSRNF encoded by the coding sequence ATGGGTATCGACCTTGGCACAGCGAACACACTAGTTTATGTGTCAGGTAAGGGCATTGTTCTCCAAGAACCGTCAGTTGTTGCGATCGACCAGGATGAAAAAGTTCCGTTGGCAGTCGGAGAAGACGCCAAGCGAATGCTGGGGCGGACTCCTGGCAATGTAGTCGCCCTCCGCCCCCTGCGAGATGGGGTGATTGCTGACTTTGATACTGCGGAACTGATGCTCAAACACTTCATCGCACGGGTGCATGAAGGGAAGACCCTGGTATCGCCTCGAATTGTGATTGGGATTCCCAGTGGGGTGACAGGCGTTGAACGGCGAGCCGTGATGGATGCTGCCTCCCAGGCAGGTGCAAGAGATGTCTATTTAATTGATGAGCCAGTAGCAGCGGCGATCGGCGCAGGGTTGCCCGTGGCAGAACCGACCGGAAATATGATTATTGATATTGGAGGGGGCACCACGGAAGTTGCGGTGCTCAGCTTACAAGGTACGGTTCTGAGTGAATCGGTGCGGGTCGCTGGAGACGAGTTAAGTGAGGCGATCGCTCAGTACATGAAAAAGGTTCACAACCTGGTGATTGGTGAGCGCACCGCAGAGGAAATTAAAATTTCTATTGGTTCTGCCTACCCTGTTGATGACGACACCCTGATGGAAGTTCGGGGTTTACACCTGCTTTCCGGGTTGCCGCGCACGGTAGCGGTCAAAGCACCAGAAATTCGAGAGAGTATGTCGGAACCGTTGTCTGTGATCGTTGATGCAGTGAAGCGCACCCTGGAACGTACCCCCCCTGAGTTGGCGGCAGACATTATCGATCGGGGCATCATGCTGGCCGGTGGTGGTGCTTTGCTGAAGGGGTTGGATACCTTAATCAGTCATGAAACAGGAATTGTGGTTCATGTTGCGGCTGATCCGCTGAGCTGTGTTGTTCTGGGTACCGGACGGGTCTTAGAGAACTTTAAGCAGCTAGAACGGGTGTTCAGCGGTCGTTCCCGCAATTTCTAA
- a CDS encoding single-stranded DNA-binding protein: protein MSLNSVTLVGRVGGDPDVKYFESGSVVCNLTLAVNRRTRNSDQPDWFNLELWGKQAEVAANYVRKGTQIGVSGSLKFEYWKDRNTGIDRSKPVIRVERLELLGSKRDNEADMGSSGYDDEF from the coding sequence ATGAGCCTCAATTCCGTTACATTAGTTGGTCGGGTCGGTGGTGATCCTGATGTTAAATATTTTGAGTCTGGAAGTGTTGTCTGTAATTTGACACTGGCGGTTAATCGGCGTACCCGAAATAGTGATCAGCCAGATTGGTTCAATTTGGAATTGTGGGGTAAGCAGGCAGAAGTTGCTGCCAACTACGTCCGAAAAGGGACTCAGATCGGTGTAAGCGGTTCACTTAAGTTTGAATATTGGAAGGACCGTAATACCGGAATCGATCGTTCCAAACCTGTGATTCGAGTTGAACGTCTGGAACTATTAGGATCTAAGCGAGACAACGAAGCAGATATGGGCAGCAGTGGGTATGACGATGAGTTTTAG
- a CDS encoding SIMPL domain-containing protein, protein MNSSIVIKQASATRTPRYWHRFRAIALSTGLLTLTLTNPVLAQEKMLRTLTATGRGTELVATTLTQVRLGVETQGKTANEVQQEVASRSNSVVSLLKSRNVERLETTGINLSPTYRYDNNVQTLTGYTASNIVSFRVETQKAGTLLDEAVKAGASRIDGVSFIASDAAIANAQKSALRKATQDAEAQAEVVLNALGLTRREVVSIQINGASAPPPRPLPMEAADARIAFAKAPTPVIGGEQQVEAAVTLQISY, encoded by the coding sequence ATGAATTCATCGATTGTAATCAAGCAAGCGAGTGCAACCAGGACACCCCGCTACTGGCATCGGTTTAGAGCCATTGCTCTTAGCACAGGGCTACTGACATTGACGCTAACCAATCCAGTGCTGGCGCAGGAGAAAATGCTGAGAACTTTGACAGCCACCGGGCGGGGGACAGAACTGGTTGCCACAACGCTGACCCAAGTGCGGTTGGGGGTTGAGACCCAGGGCAAGACGGCAAACGAGGTGCAGCAGGAAGTGGCCAGTCGATCAAATTCGGTGGTATCTTTGCTGAAATCACGCAATGTCGAACGATTGGAAACGACAGGAATTAATCTTAGCCCCACCTATCGTTACGATAATAACGTGCAGACCTTAACGGGATACACTGCCAGCAACATCGTCAGTTTCCGGGTTGAAACCCAGAAGGCAGGAACCCTATTGGATGAGGCAGTGAAGGCAGGAGCCAGTCGGATCGATGGCGTCAGTTTTATTGCCTCGGATGCGGCGATCGCGAATGCACAAAAGAGCGCGTTGCGCAAGGCAACCCAGGATGCTGAGGCACAGGCGGAGGTGGTCTTAAACGCCCTGGGGTTAACCCGGCGGGAAGTTGTTAGCATCCAGATTAATGGAGCCTCTGCCCCGCCGCCTCGCCCCTTGCCAATGGAAGCCGCCGATGCCCGGATTGCCTTTGCGAAAGCGCCAACCCCCGTGATTGGAGGAGAACAACAGGTTGAGGCAGCTGTGACGTTGCAGATTAGCTACTAG
- a CDS encoding ABC transporter permease, with the protein MSRTRRIAQALSSVYYAYMVEYRAELILWVLAGSLPFILMGIWMQAAGSGQFGLSPVQFARYFLAAFIVRQFTIVWVIWEFEKDVVEGKLSFRLLQPLDPVWHYLFAHHGERLARMPFALVLIGLFFLLYPQSFWVPSVGSLLLFAIAVILAFVLRFLIQYTLAMFAFWTERASALEQFGFLFYMFLSGLIAPLEVFPPLMREIVLWTPFPYLVYFPASILVELPVDLGRGLLVTLGWSGILFFINRWLWRKGLKQYSGMGA; encoded by the coding sequence ATGAGCCGCACCCGACGCATCGCCCAGGCGCTATCCTCGGTTTACTACGCCTACATGGTGGAATATCGGGCAGAGTTAATCCTGTGGGTGTTAGCCGGGTCGCTGCCATTCATCTTGATGGGAATCTGGATGCAAGCAGCAGGGAGCGGACAATTTGGACTTTCCCCCGTCCAGTTTGCCCGCTATTTTCTAGCAGCATTCATTGTGCGCCAGTTCACGATCGTCTGGGTCATTTGGGAATTTGAGAAAGATGTGGTCGAGGGGAAACTCTCATTTCGCCTGCTGCAACCGCTCGACCCAGTCTGGCATTACCTGTTCGCTCACCACGGAGAGCGCCTTGCCCGCATGCCCTTTGCCCTGGTTTTGATCGGGCTATTTTTCCTGCTGTATCCCCAATCCTTTTGGGTTCCCAGTGTTGGTAGTTTGCTCCTGTTTGCGATCGCGGTGATTCTGGCATTCGTGCTGCGCTTTCTGATTCAGTACACATTGGCCATGTTCGCCTTCTGGACGGAACGCGCCAGCGCCCTGGAACAGTTTGGCTTTCTGTTTTACATGTTTCTATCCGGGCTAATCGCTCCACTAGAAGTATTTCCCCCCTTAATGCGCGAAATTGTCCTCTGGACACCCTTTCCCTACCTGGTCTACTTTCCCGCCAGCATCCTGGTCGAACTCCCCGTAGACTTGGGCCGCGGATTGCTGGTAACACTCGGCTGGAGCGGGATTCTCTTCTTCATCAACCGCTGGCTCTGGCGCAAGGGCTTGAAGCAATACTCCGGTATGGGAGCTTAG
- a CDS encoding ABC transporter ATP-binding protein has product MSSIQVENLSKIYPVAVKEAGLKGTALHFFRRNYRYIRAVQNISFQIEPGEVVGFLGPNGAGKTTTLKMLTGLIHPSEGRVDVAGHVPFQRKFAFLKKITLVMGQKQQLIWDLPAMDSLRINAAVYGIRDRDFQERVGNLTEMLSLEGKLTQPVRKLSLGERMKAELLAALVHQPQVLFLDEPTLGLDVNAQVSVREFLREYNQHYQATVLLTSHYMADITALCKRVIVIHQGALVYDGSLEGLVDRFAPCREVKVELAHPYPAEKLSLYADLEEVEGAWARFLVPQETLTRTVAKILTELEVLDLAVTEPPIEEVIGRIFQAGVVS; this is encoded by the coding sequence ATGTCCTCCATCCAGGTTGAAAATCTGAGCAAAATATACCCTGTAGCGGTCAAAGAAGCGGGGTTAAAGGGTACTGCTTTGCACTTCTTTCGGCGCAACTATCGCTATATCAGGGCAGTTCAAAATATTTCGTTCCAGATTGAACCGGGTGAAGTGGTGGGGTTTTTGGGGCCAAATGGGGCAGGCAAAACCACCACGCTGAAAATGCTGACGGGTCTGATTCATCCTTCGGAGGGTCGGGTCGATGTGGCAGGACATGTGCCATTTCAGCGCAAGTTTGCCTTTTTAAAGAAAATAACCCTGGTGATGGGGCAAAAGCAGCAGCTCATCTGGGATTTGCCTGCGATGGATTCACTCAGGATCAATGCCGCAGTCTATGGGATTCGCGATCGCGACTTTCAGGAGCGAGTTGGCAACCTGACCGAGATGCTTTCCTTAGAAGGAAAATTGACCCAACCGGTGCGGAAACTTTCCTTAGGGGAGCGCATGAAAGCCGAACTGCTGGCAGCCCTGGTTCACCAACCCCAGGTTCTATTTCTGGATGAACCCACCCTGGGATTGGATGTGAACGCTCAGGTGAGTGTGCGGGAGTTTTTGCGGGAATATAATCAGCACTACCAGGCAACGGTTTTGCTGACCAGTCATTACATGGCAGATATCACAGCCCTTTGCAAACGGGTGATTGTGATTCACCAGGGAGCGTTGGTCTATGACGGTAGTTTAGAGGGATTGGTCGATCGCTTCGCCCCCTGTCGGGAAGTGAAAGTTGAACTGGCACACCCCTACCCCGCCGAAAAATTGTCACTCTACGCTGACCTGGAGGAAGTAGAGGGGGCATGGGCACGGTTTCTGGTGCCCCAGGAAACCCTCACCCGAACGGTTGCCAAAATTCTGACGGAGTTAGAAGTGTTGGATCTGGCCGTCACTGAACCCCCGATCGAAGAAGTGATTGGACGCATCTTTCAGGCAGGAGTGGTGTCATGA